In the Acropora muricata isolate sample 2 chromosome 10, ASM3666990v1, whole genome shotgun sequence genome, one interval contains:
- the LOC136888493 gene encoding uncharacterized protein, producing the protein MKRKFFFAIIGILLVVSLCSLLRNTTDLRSFFGHSYSRRGVFVSQHAESRGHKTKSSRELYDGVETLLIFVGYPRSGHTLVSSLLDAHPHVIVANEFDILGQWQTWDEARRNKYFLFDQLVTNSKNESKVGYRSATVNHRYSYHVPGQWQGTYKSSIQVMGDKKGGKTTRQILKKENQQALKEIQRVLNIPVKFVHVVRNPYDNIATMLLRAVHKRNEADKGAKINDSRRLDVQIEKYFSLVQINNKLEKTFGDSLHLLHSSQLIMEPKKTLMEICEFLELHCDQKYVTDCASIVYKEGTKTRHFVVWTDKQKKLISEKLQGFPSIKDYNFYN; encoded by the exons ATGAAGCGAAAGTTCTTTTTTGCGATCATCGGGATTCTGTTGGTCGTTTCTCTGTGTTCGCTATTAAGAAATACTACGGACCTACGTTCTTTCTTTGGCCATAGCTATAGCAGGAGAG GTGTATTTGTTAGTCAACATGCTGAAAGCCGTGGTCATAAAACTAAATCATCACGCGAACTATATGACGGGGTTGAAACGTTGCTTATATTTGTTGGTTATCCGAGAAGTGGGCATACACTTGTTAGCTCCCTATTGGACGCTCACCCTCACGTGATAGTGGCTAACGAATTTGACATCCTTGGCCAGTGGCAAACGTGGGATGAAGCCCGCAGAAACAAGTATTTCTTGTTCGACCAACTAGTAACGAATTCAAAAAATGAATCCAAAGTTGGTTATCGATCAGCAACAGTTAATCATCGTTACAGCTATCATGTACCAGGACAATGGCAGGGAACTTACAAAAGCAGCATTCAG GTGATGGGAGATAAGAAAGGCGGAAAAACAACAAGACAAatccttaaaaaagaaaaccagcAGGCGTTAAAAGAAATTCAACGAGTGCTTAACATACCAGTGAAATTTGTTCATGTTGTCAGGAATCCTTACGACAATATCGCTACAATGCTGCTCAGAGCTGTGCACAAGAGAAACGAGGCTGATAAAGGAGCAAAG ATCAATGACAGTCGTCGCTTGGATGTGCAGATTGAGAAGTATTTTAGCTTAGTGCAAATTAATAACAAACTCGAGAAGACATTTGGTGATTCACTTCATCTCCTTCACAGTTCTCAGCTAATAATGGAACCCAAGAAAACTCTGATGGAAATTTGCGAGTTTTTGGAACTTCATTGCGATCAGAAGTACGTTACTGATTGTGCAAGTATTGTATACAAAGAAGGAACAAAGACCAGACATTTTGTAGTATGGACagataaacaaaagaagctcatAAGCGAAAAACTGCAAGGCTTCCCTTCTATAAAAGACTATAATTTTTACAACTGA
- the LOC136930508 gene encoding uncharacterized protein, translating to MQGLASSTRRVYLSAQRRYISFCHQDGHVDANGALLPADERSLMRFATSLSDSLRHSSIKLYLIAACSLHIDQGLPYALVNCLQLQCLLRGKKGVQGSSPTKRIPINIDILRVIQGSLDLKLRVHVMLWAACCFGFFAFLRADEFTTSQPFDPSIHPTVSDLQVDTLVNPTCFQIRIKCSKTDLFRIGCDIYVDRGRGSIFPVAAIGNFLACVVLLQGLCSAMLMVALYQCSLSYTRQVILAPILATAFALAQPQKLHQCDRSLITLSKLYVGGQVMPIPII from the coding sequence ATGCAGGGCCTGGCCTCTTCGACTCGTCGTGTATACCTGTCTGCCCAGCGTCGTTACATTAGTTTCTGCCATCAGGATGGTCATGTGGATGCGAATGGAGCTCTTCTACCTGCTGATGAACGATCACTTATGCGTTTTGCGACATCCTTGTCTGACAGCCTCCGCCACTCATCCATCAAATTGTATCTCATTGCTGCGTGTTCTCTTCACATCGACCAGGGCCTGCCATACGCCCTTGTCAACTGTCTTCAGCTGCAATGTCTACTACGGGGTAAAAAGGGGGTTCAAGGTTCATCTCCCACTAAGCGAATCCCTATTAACATAGATATCTTAAGAGTCATTCAGGGCTCTTTAGACCTGAAGTTGAGGGTCCATGTCATGCTATGGGCAGCTTGTTGTTTTGGCTTCTTTGCTTTCCTCCGGGCAGACGAGTTTACAACTTCTCAGCCATTTGACCCCAGTATCCATCCGACAGTGAGTGACCTGCAGGTCGATACACTGGTGAATCCCACCTGTTTTCAGATACGCATCAAGTGCTCGAAGACAGACCTCTTTCGAATAGGTTGCGACATCTATGTGGACCGTGGAAGAGGCAGTATTTTCCCAGTGGCAGCCATTGGTAACTTCCTGGCCTGCGTGGTGCTGCTCCAGGGCCTTTGTTCTGCGATGCTGATGGTCGCCCTTTATCAGTGCAGTCTATCTTACACTCGGCAGGTTATCCTGGCCCCTATTCTGGCCACAGCTTTTGCATTGGCGCAGCCACAAAAGTTGCACCAATGCGATCGGTCCCTGATCACCTTATCAAAACTTTACGTCGGTGGTCAAGTGATGCCTATACCAATTATATAA